In Populus trichocarpa isolate Nisqually-1 chromosome 12, P.trichocarpa_v4.1, whole genome shotgun sequence, a genomic segment contains:
- the LOC7458036 gene encoding iron-sulfur cluster assembly protein 1 — MLRQLASKRLFSQRTQILPRFYHEKVIDHFNNPRNVGSFDKTDPTVGTGLVGAPACGDVMKLQIKVDDTTGEIIDARFKTFGCGSAIASSSVATEWVKGKQMEEVMTIKNTEIAKHLSLPPVKLHCSMLAEDAIKAAVKDYQTKRAKSNVDSEAEPAVQAAKA; from the exons ATGTTGAGACAACTGGCGTCCAAGAGATTGTTCTCCCAAAGAACTCAGATCCTGCCACGCTTCTATCACGAGAAGGTGATTGATCACTTCAACAATCCTCGCAACGTTGGTTCTTTTGACAAGACAGATCCGACGGTGGGTACTGGGCTTGTCGGCGCACCTGCCTGTGGTGATGTGATGAAGCTGCAGATTAAGGTGGATGATACAACTGGTGAGATTATAGATGCTCGATTCAAAACCTTCGGTTGTGGCTCCGCTATTGCTTCCTCCTCTGTTG CTACTGAATGGGTGAAAGGGAAACAAATGGAGGAAGTTATGACCATCAAGAACAC GGAGATCGCAAAACATCTTTCTCTTCCACCAGTTAAGCTGCACTGCAGCATGCTTGCTGAGGATGCCATCAAGGCCGCTGTGAAGGATTATCAAACCAAGCGtgcaaaatcaaatgttgattCAGAAGCGGAACCTGCTGTGCAGGCTGCTAAAGCTTGA